The genome window TTACGATATTGTTTGCGGGAGATTCCCGTTCCATCTTCTCAGCTTCCTGCAGATGTTCTCAGTCGCAAGGTAACAGCCAAAGCACATTGGCAAAGGATGAGACAAGTTTTACTTTGGGGTGGAGGCACAATCGCTGCGCTTTTCGTTGCCATAATTGCCGGTATGTTATCGACGATTAATTCTCCTCTTCCGCGTTTAGCAAAATCGGATCAAGCAAGACTCTCCTCTAGTTCCCTCATGATTACTGTGGACCAGCCGATACTAGAAATTCCTGCTGCTCCCGTTTCTGATGCCGCATCATCCCAAACAGAACAACCTTCATCTCCCTCCTCGCCAACACCCTGATGACAAAAACATTCCGCCCAATTGTTGTACGCGCCAGAAGATCATCCGGTAGCCCCACGCTTCTCCCAATGATTCCCCAGAAAGGGTATAAATTTTCAGCCATTCTCTTTGGTATAAGTTTTCCGTTGGCGGGCGACCAGGATCATAATCTTCTAAGTCATCAATTGCAGACAGAAGCGTTTCAT of Cyanobacteria bacterium GSL.Bin1 contains these proteins:
- a CDS encoding Fis family transcriptional regulator, producing MDNQQRFELLSAYLDQELSPEETKKVEQWLKEDEKAQRTYQNLLQLRYCLREIPVPSSQLPADVLSRKVTAKAHWQRMRQVLLWGGGTIAALFVAIIAGMLSTINSPLPRLAKSDQARLSSSSLMITVDQPILEIPAAPVSDAASSQTEQPSSPSSPTP
- a CDS encoding gamma-glutamylcyclotransferase — encoded protein: MRVFVYGTLKPGEVNFKPYCEGKVSEITPAYTYGHLYALTVGYPAMTVGDTQVSGVLLTFHDETLLSAIDDLEDYDPGRPPTENLYQREWLKIYTLSGESLGEAWGYRMIFWRVQQLGGMFLSSGCWRGGR